One window of Chryseobacterium indologenes genomic DNA carries:
- a CDS encoding GTP-binding protein — protein sequence MTKKLPVTVLSGFLGAGKTTLLNHILHNKQGLKVAVIVNDMSEVNIDARLVENQNTLSRTEEKLVEMSNGCICCTLREDLIVEVERLAHENRFDYLLIESTGISEPIPVAQTFTYIDEESGIDLSRFSYVDTMVTVVDCFNFMKDFGSNELLMDRDLTDMEGDYRTIVNLLTDQIEFANVIILNKTDLIDAETLGFLKAAIKKLNPDAVILHSEFGKVEPQQILNTRLFDFDKAQSSAGWQKELQSDHHTPETEEYGISSMVFRDKKPFHPVRLWEYLNHHYPEGTIRAKGLFWLASRPSDALNFSQAGGSFRLEKAGVWWGSMPMNQRVQYSSFTENQEFIESRWDKNWGDRINELVFIGQNLDKDQMISDLQHCLISEQEKELLEQKTPFEDPFPKNI from the coding sequence ATGACGAAGAAACTTCCTGTAACAGTACTCAGCGGTTTTTTGGGAGCTGGAAAAACCACATTGCTTAATCATATTCTGCACAACAAACAAGGCTTGAAAGTAGCTGTCATTGTAAATGATATGAGTGAAGTTAATATTGATGCCCGCCTTGTTGAAAATCAAAATACCCTTTCGAGAACGGAGGAAAAACTGGTAGAAATGAGTAACGGATGCATCTGCTGCACACTCCGTGAAGATCTGATAGTAGAAGTAGAACGTCTTGCCCACGAAAATCGGTTTGATTACTTATTGATAGAAAGTACGGGAATCAGTGAGCCCATTCCGGTTGCCCAGACCTTTACCTATATTGATGAAGAGAGTGGAATAGACCTTTCCCGCTTCAGCTATGTAGATACAATGGTAACTGTGGTGGATTGTTTTAATTTTATGAAAGACTTCGGATCCAATGAATTGCTGATGGATCGTGATCTCACCGATATGGAAGGAGATTATAGAACAATTGTAAACCTTCTTACTGACCAGATTGAGTTTGCAAACGTTATTATCTTAAACAAAACAGATCTTATAGATGCTGAAACACTTGGCTTTTTAAAAGCTGCTATTAAAAAATTAAACCCTGATGCTGTTATCCTGCATTCCGAATTTGGAAAAGTTGAACCTCAGCAGATTTTAAACACCCGGCTTTTTGACTTTGATAAAGCGCAATCTTCAGCCGGCTGGCAAAAAGAATTACAATCTGATCATCACACCCCGGAAACTGAAGAATATGGAATAAGCTCAATGGTGTTCAGGGATAAAAAACCCTTTCACCCTGTAAGACTCTGGGAATACCTGAATCATCATTATCCGGAAGGAACAATAAGAGCAAAAGGTTTGTTCTGGCTGGCTTCAAGACCGAGTGATGCTTTGAACTTTTCACAGGCTGGCGGCTCTTTCCGACTTGAAAAGGCAGGGGTATGGTGGGGTAGTATGCCTATGAACCAAAGGGTACAATATTCTTCATTTACAGAAAATCAGGAATTTATAGAAAGCAGATGGGACAAAAACTGGGGCGACAGGATCAATGAGCTTGTATTCATCGGACAGAACCTGGATAAAGATCAAATGATATCAGATCTTCAGCATTGTCTTATTAGTGAACAGGAAAAAGAATTGCTTGAACAAAAAACACCTTTTGAAGACCCTTTTCCAAAGAATATTTAA
- a CDS encoding helix-turn-helix domain-containing protein produces MKAPEKVTSITALHRYLNLKRPSNPLISVFDFNEVNIDPQTILSAVTTDFYVVSIKKDCAGRCKYGQHYYDFEDGIMYFIAPHQVLQFEDILLSEVRGSVLVIHPDFLQGYPLASIIKDYGYFSYTANEALYLSEKEEKSVTDIMDNISREIEANMDSFTQDLLVSNIDLLLKYCDRFYNRQFLTRKKVNHDLLSQLENLLDDYFKDEKLLINGIPTVQFVASKMNISPNYLSDMLRVHIGQTTQQHIQNRVIEKAKELLSTTTLSVSEIAYNLGFEHPQSFHRLFKNQTAVSPLEFRKSFN; encoded by the coding sequence ATGAAAGCTCCCGAAAAAGTAACCTCCATCACCGCATTACACAGATACCTGAATCTGAAAAGGCCTTCCAACCCTTTGATCAGTGTCTTTGATTTCAATGAAGTGAATATAGATCCGCAAACTATTCTGAGCGCGGTGACTACGGATTTTTATGTAGTTTCCATTAAAAAGGATTGTGCAGGCAGATGCAAATACGGACAACATTATTATGATTTCGAAGATGGGATTATGTATTTCATTGCTCCCCACCAGGTATTACAGTTTGAAGATATTCTGCTTTCCGAAGTAAGAGGAAGCGTGCTGGTTATTCACCCTGACTTTCTGCAGGGATATCCGTTAGCTTCCATAATAAAAGATTATGGCTACTTCTCCTATACTGCGAATGAAGCTTTGTATCTCTCCGAAAAAGAAGAAAAATCCGTAACGGATATCATGGATAATATCAGCAGGGAGATAGAAGCTAATATGGATAGTTTCACCCAGGATTTACTGGTATCCAATATCGATTTGCTGTTAAAATACTGCGACAGATTCTACAACCGCCAGTTTTTAACACGAAAAAAGGTGAATCATGATCTTTTAAGCCAGCTGGAAAATCTACTTGATGATTATTTTAAAGATGAAAAATTATTGATTAATGGTATTCCTACTGTACAGTTTGTGGCGTCAAAGATGAATATCAGTCCTAATTATTTGAGCGATATGCTAAGAGTTCATATAGGACAGACTACCCAGCAGCATATCCAGAACAGAGTAATAGAAAAGGCAAAAGAACTGCTGTCAACCACAACACTATCTGTTTCTGAGATTGCGTATAATTTAGGATTTGAACATCCACAGTCTTTCCATCGCTTATTTAAAAACCAAACTGCTGTTTCACCGTTAGAATTCAGGAAATCTTTTAATTAA
- a CDS encoding aspartate/glutamate racemase family protein: MKKLGLVGGISWASTLDYYRLLNEVINQQLGGLNFAECIIYSVNFNHFQQFNAEYDWDATFELLYNAAENLKKSGAEAIVLCANTAHIVADRIEEQIGLPLIHITTATANAVKRKGLKKIGLLGTSYTMELDFYKDKLIEGGLEPLIPERSEDRDYIEDILRNELSRGIINPETKKKYLKIIQELIDRGAEGIILGCTEIPLLIKQEDVAVPVFDTIQIHVDAAVAFAVSNQNITVNS, from the coding sequence ATGAAAAAATTAGGATTGGTAGGAGGTATCAGCTGGGCTTCAACTTTAGACTACTACCGTCTTCTGAATGAAGTAATTAATCAGCAATTAGGTGGATTGAATTTTGCGGAATGTATTATTTATTCTGTCAACTTTAACCATTTTCAGCAATTTAATGCAGAGTATGACTGGGATGCAACTTTTGAACTTCTGTATAATGCTGCCGAAAATTTAAAAAAATCCGGAGCAGAAGCTATTGTGCTTTGTGCCAATACAGCACATATTGTTGCAGACAGGATTGAGGAACAGATAGGATTACCGCTCATTCATATTACAACGGCTACAGCCAATGCGGTAAAACGGAAAGGATTAAAGAAAATCGGTTTATTAGGAACCAGTTATACAATGGAGCTGGATTTTTATAAGGATAAACTGATAGAAGGCGGCCTGGAACCTCTGATCCCTGAGAGAAGTGAAGACAGAGATTATATCGAGGATATTTTAAGAAATGAGCTAAGCAGAGGAATTATTAATCCTGAAACTAAAAAAAAATACCTGAAGATTATTCAGGAGCTTATAGACCGTGGAGCAGAGGGAATTATTTTAGGCTGCACAGAAATTCCGCTTCTGATTAAGCAGGAAGATGTTGCTGTTCCGGTATTTGATACTATCCAGATTCATGTAGATGCTGCCGTAGCATTTGCCGTTTCCAATCAAAACATCACTGTTAATTCATAA
- a CDS encoding MerC domain-containing protein — translation MKSKILDAVGISAAVLCLIHCIVFPLLLIVPLGISHNPYIDLAFLCIGTVFVFRVTKKITKRWLKLLFWISVSLIFISVLTDLIFEIHLPLIYVGTAGLITGHIINFKNHKH, via the coding sequence ATGAAGTCAAAAATTCTTGATGCTGTAGGAATCTCCGCTGCTGTTTTGTGCCTGATTCATTGTATAGTCTTTCCGTTATTACTGATTGTCCCTTTGGGCATATCCCATAATCCTTATATCGATTTAGCCTTCCTGTGCATCGGTACCGTTTTCGTGTTCAGGGTTACCAAAAAAATAACCAAACGATGGCTGAAACTTTTATTCTGGATATCTGTTTCCCTCATTTTTATTTCTGTACTCACAGATCTGATATTTGAGATTCATCTTCCTCTGATCTATGTTGGAACTGCAGGCTTAATCACTGGTCATATAATCAATTTTAAAAATCATAAACATTAA
- a CDS encoding alkaline phosphatase, whose protein sequence is MDRRKFLKGSALLSGLLTLSPSDLWSFGKTNENPQAGKAKNIIFMVSDGMSLGTLSMADLYSRNILGKGSNWLNLYHDKKVTRALMDTASASSIVTDSAAASSAFGGGIRVKNGTLNMGPNGEKHLPIWQQYKKAGKKAGCVTTVTITHATPAGFCVNSSKRNAEPQIAEMYAELELDVLLGGGDEFFNPAKREDKKDVYSLYSKKGYRILKTQNDLKEIKKGEKLLGIFSTGALPYSIDRTYLPEFKNTPTLAEMAKTAIDQMKDHSGGFVLQVEAGKVDWSAHANDVAALIHDQLAFDEAVKTVMDFAEKDGNTLVIITTDHGNANPGTIYGTDATRNFNSISDYKYTNEYILNKIQKDYSVKDIKDWIYEGNKIILNDDEAKHLLSFYNGLEKEEEGLYNYKKLPFKLYSEIQKSRNSVGWISMDHSGDYVEVAAYGPGNELLQPFTKNTDLHDLMLKACLI, encoded by the coding sequence ATGGACAGAAGAAAATTTCTAAAAGGTTCAGCATTACTTTCAGGGTTATTGACCTTATCACCGTCTGATCTCTGGAGCTTCGGGAAAACGAATGAAAATCCCCAGGCAGGAAAAGCAAAGAACATCATCTTTATGGTAAGTGATGGGATGAGTCTCGGAACGCTTTCAATGGCAGACCTGTATTCCCGGAATATTTTAGGAAAGGGGAGTAACTGGCTTAATCTGTATCACGACAAAAAAGTAACCCGTGCCTTGATGGACACTGCTTCAGCAAGTTCTATCGTTACAGATTCTGCTGCGGCAAGTTCAGCCTTCGGAGGCGGAATACGTGTTAAAAACGGAACCCTGAACATGGGGCCCAACGGAGAAAAGCATCTTCCCATATGGCAGCAATATAAAAAAGCAGGAAAGAAAGCAGGCTGCGTGACAACCGTTACCATTACCCATGCCACTCCTGCAGGATTCTGTGTAAATTCTTCAAAAAGAAATGCAGAACCCCAAATTGCTGAAATGTATGCCGAACTGGAACTGGATGTACTGCTGGGAGGCGGAGACGAATTTTTCAATCCTGCCAAAAGAGAAGACAAGAAAGATGTCTATTCCCTGTACAGCAAAAAAGGATACCGGATTCTAAAAACACAAAACGACCTGAAAGAAATCAAAAAAGGAGAGAAGTTATTAGGAATATTCAGCACAGGAGCATTGCCGTACAGCATTGACAGAACCTATCTTCCGGAATTTAAAAATACACCAACTCTTGCTGAAATGGCAAAGACCGCTATTGATCAGATGAAAGATCATTCCGGTGGTTTTGTACTTCAGGTAGAAGCCGGAAAAGTAGACTGGTCTGCGCATGCCAATGATGTAGCGGCACTCATTCACGATCAGCTGGCATTTGATGAAGCTGTAAAAACGGTAATGGATTTTGCCGAAAAAGACGGAAACACATTAGTCATCATCACTACAGATCATGGAAATGCCAATCCCGGAACAATTTACGGAACTGATGCCACCAGGAACTTTAACAGCATATCAGACTATAAGTATACCAACGAATATATTCTGAACAAGATTCAGAAGGACTATTCAGTTAAAGATATCAAAGACTGGATCTATGAAGGCAATAAAATCATTCTGAATGATGATGAAGCCAAACATCTTCTGAGTTTTTACAACGGATTGGAGAAAGAGGAAGAAGGGCTCTATAATTATAAAAAACTGCCTTTCAAGCTTTATTCGGAAATTCAGAAAAGCAGGAATTCTGTAGGATGGATCAGCATGGATCATTCCGGAGATTATGTGGAAGTAGCGGCTTATGGTCCCGGAAATGAACTTTTACAGCCTTTTACTAAAAATACAGATCTGCATGATCTGATGCTGAAAGCCTGTTTGATATAG
- a CDS encoding Fur family transcriptional regulator, which produces MKQVRNTHAKTEILNLINDSDIALTHSDIQKKLGDLCNRVTIYRVLERLENEGAIHKIVNIDGVVNFAKCSGKCSHEEHFHNHVHFNCKECHSVTCIENAIPEISLPEHFIAQEYNFIISGICPKCADA; this is translated from the coding sequence ATGAAACAGGTCAGAAATACACATGCAAAAACTGAAATTTTAAATCTTATCAATGATTCAGATATAGCCCTTACCCACTCTGATATTCAGAAGAAATTGGGTGATCTATGCAATAGAGTAACCATCTACAGAGTGTTGGAAAGGCTTGAAAACGAAGGTGCTATCCACAAGATCGTCAATATTGACGGCGTGGTGAATTTTGCGAAGTGCAGCGGGAAATGTAGTCATGAAGAGCATTTTCATAATCATGTTCATTTCAACTGCAAAGAATGTCATTCTGTGACGTGTATTGAAAACGCAATCCCGGAAATCAGTTTGCCGGAACATTTTATCGCGCAGGAATATAATTTTATTATCAGCGGCATCTGCCCGAAATGTGCTGATGCCTAG
- a CDS encoding NUDIX hydrolase: MKISAGILLFKKEKDSLYYFLIHPGGPFLKNKDLGAWSIPKGEVFPDEDLLERALKEFKEETGKTIDGKFIELSPIKQKGGKTVYAWALENDLEIADLYSNTFPLEWPPKSGKILEVPEVDQWEWFSSEEAQKRINTAQKDFITELESIIKKSITP, translated from the coding sequence ATGAAAATAAGCGCAGGGATTTTACTGTTTAAAAAGGAAAAAGACAGTCTGTATTACTTTCTGATACATCCCGGCGGTCCTTTCTTGAAAAATAAAGACCTGGGAGCGTGGTCTATTCCTAAAGGAGAAGTTTTTCCTGATGAAGATTTATTGGAGCGTGCTTTGAAAGAATTTAAAGAAGAAACCGGTAAAACAATAGATGGGAAGTTTATCGAATTATCACCCATTAAACAGAAAGGAGGAAAAACCGTTTATGCCTGGGCTTTAGAAAATGATCTTGAAATCGCAGACCTTTACAGCAATACTTTCCCCTTAGAGTGGCCACCCAAATCCGGTAAAATATTGGAAGTCCCGGAAGTAGATCAATGGGAATGGTTTTCTTCAGAAGAAGCACAGAAACGCATAAACACGGCACAAAAAGATTTTATCACAGAGCTTGAAAGTATCATAAAAAAATCAATAACACCTTAA
- a CDS encoding polysaccharide deacetylase family protein has protein sequence MKYIKQSVLLLASTIVLMSFSDHNKDKRTKKDQHETQTSTKKYWPNGAQLVISVSMQFETGGQPEGAESPFSGTPLPKGQPDLPAESWYRYGGNEGIYRMLDLWKKYDIKVTSHVVGTAAEKYPEVAKAIANAGHEIAAHGIAWDNQWNKNYADELNFVKQGVDVVEKITGKKAVGYNANWLRRGPNTLKVLQELGFLYHIDDLSHDEPFITKVKGKNFVVIPYTLRNNDIVNIEGKHWSPDQFLNQLKFEFDRLYEEGASKRRMMSISFHDRIGGTPAMMHAMEEFIKYTKEKQGVVFMRKDDIAKMVMNDPDTPVDNSEEKFNK, from the coding sequence ATGAAATACATAAAACAATCTGTTCTGTTGCTTGCTTCAACAATTGTTCTGATGTCTTTTTCTGATCATAACAAAGATAAAAGAACAAAAAAAGATCAACACGAAACACAGACTTCAACAAAAAAATACTGGCCTAATGGGGCTCAGCTGGTAATTTCCGTTTCCATGCAGTTTGAAACCGGAGGGCAGCCTGAGGGCGCTGAAAGTCCTTTCAGCGGAACTCCCCTTCCTAAAGGGCAACCCGATCTTCCGGCAGAAAGCTGGTATCGCTACGGAGGAAATGAAGGAATTTACAGAATGCTGGATCTATGGAAAAAATACGACATCAAAGTAACGTCTCATGTTGTGGGAACAGCCGCAGAAAAGTATCCAGAAGTGGCTAAAGCGATTGCGAACGCAGGCCATGAAATTGCCGCCCATGGAATTGCATGGGACAATCAGTGGAACAAGAATTATGCTGACGAGTTGAATTTCGTGAAACAAGGCGTAGATGTTGTTGAAAAAATTACAGGTAAGAAAGCGGTAGGCTATAATGCTAATTGGCTGAGAAGAGGCCCGAATACGCTTAAAGTTTTACAGGAACTAGGATTCCTGTACCACATAGATGATCTGAGCCATGATGAGCCTTTCATTACCAAAGTAAAAGGGAAAAATTTTGTCGTAATCCCTTATACATTACGGAATAATGATATCGTCAATATTGAAGGAAAACACTGGAGCCCCGATCAGTTTTTGAATCAATTGAAATTTGAATTCGACCGTCTGTATGAAGAAGGAGCTTCCAAAAGAAGAATGATGAGCATCAGCTTTCACGACAGAATCGGTGGAACTCCCGCAATGATGCATGCCATGGAAGAATTTATAAAATATACCAAAGAAAAGCAAGGTGTAGTCTTTATGAGAAAAGATGATATTGCTAAAATGGTGATGAATGATCCTGATACTCCTGTTGATAACAGTGAAGAAAAGTTTAATAAGTAA
- a CDS encoding DoxX family protein, with the protein MNTKTAYFFLRVSMGINLLGHGLVRLVKLQDFASGMMKGFETSWLPQPMVHLFSVTLPFLEFTIGVLLTIGFKTRIATMAGASLIILLLFGSSTVENWEAMGIQMIYAGLFYILISRIEDNFLALDRK; encoded by the coding sequence ATGAATACAAAAACAGCTTATTTTTTCCTTCGTGTATCGATGGGAATCAATCTTTTAGGACACGGATTAGTCCGTTTGGTGAAACTACAGGATTTTGCATCAGGAATGATGAAAGGTTTTGAAACAAGCTGGCTGCCGCAGCCAATGGTTCATCTTTTTAGTGTCACTCTCCCCTTTCTCGAATTTACAATTGGCGTTCTGCTGACCATTGGCTTTAAAACCCGTATTGCCACTATGGCCGGAGCATCTCTGATTATTCTGCTGCTTTTTGGTAGCAGTACGGTTGAAAACTGGGAAGCAATGGGTATTCAGATGATCTATGCCGGGTTGTTCTATATTCTGATCAGCAGAATTGAGGACAATTTTCTGGCTTTGGACAGGAAATAA
- a CDS encoding NAD-dependent epimerase/dehydratase family protein, whose protein sequence is MQTILGANGQIGEELARELKRNYTSDIRIVSRNAKKVNDTDTVFSADLSDREKAIEAVKGSEIAYFTLGLPMDTDLWERQFLTIMKNVIEACKINGTKLVYFDNTYMYPQNNEVLTEQTRFAPVGRKGMIRKQMTEMLLTEMKAGTIEAVICRAPEFYGPGKTQSITNSLIFNAIKEEKKLRVPLRDDKLRSLIWTPDASRATALIGNTPDAYGQTWHLPVDDHKLNYKEFIALASQVYGIEFRYSVIPKLFFIIGSLFNKNAKELLELLPRYQYDNLFDDSKFRKRFPEFAVTTYRQGIEQIKKEQQSAK, encoded by the coding sequence ATGCAAACTATATTAGGTGCCAATGGGCAGATTGGTGAAGAACTGGCAAGAGAACTGAAAAGAAATTACACTTCAGATATCCGTATTGTCAGCAGAAATGCCAAAAAAGTAAATGATACAGATACTGTTTTCTCAGCAGATTTATCAGATAGAGAAAAAGCAATAGAAGCCGTGAAAGGAAGTGAAATAGCTTATTTTACCCTTGGCCTTCCCATGGATACGGATTTATGGGAAAGACAGTTTTTAACCATCATGAAAAATGTAATTGAAGCCTGTAAAATCAACGGAACAAAGCTGGTCTATTTTGATAACACCTATATGTATCCTCAAAATAATGAGGTGTTAACAGAGCAAACCAGATTCGCACCTGTGGGAAGAAAAGGAATGATAAGAAAACAGATGACAGAAATGCTTTTAACAGAAATGAAAGCCGGAACCATAGAAGCGGTTATCTGCAGAGCTCCTGAATTTTATGGTCCCGGAAAAACTCAGAGTATTACCAATAGTCTTATTTTTAATGCTATTAAAGAAGAAAAGAAATTAAGAGTTCCCTTAAGAGATGATAAACTTCGAAGCCTGATCTGGACCCCTGATGCCAGCCGTGCTACTGCTTTGATCGGAAATACTCCTGATGCCTACGGACAGACATGGCATTTACCGGTAGATGATCATAAGCTGAATTATAAAGAATTTATTGCTTTGGCTTCTCAGGTTTATGGAATAGAATTCAGGTATTCTGTAATCCCAAAACTGTTTTTTATAATAGGATCCTTATTCAACAAAAATGCAAAAGAATTACTGGAACTGCTTCCGAGATATCAATATGATAATCTTTTTGATGACTCAAAATTCAGAAAGAGATTCCCGGAATTTGCGGTGACGACTTACAGACAAGGAATTGAGCAGATCAAAAAAGAACAGCAATCAGCAAAATAA
- a CDS encoding PLP-dependent aminotransferase family protein: MKDFQYIALADKFELSINNGTYPVGAKLPSLRSVRQQFKISVGTILKAFTLLEDKGLVAGKERSGFVVLRTSVSSANLPKQAENNTLAQKIAIGKVLQEVSFPDSENKSYVSFFNAVLHPDLLPFNALRRSLQQASRDLTGQHLQYEPAAGNSQLRTEIARRSFLWQGNLSADDVIVTNGALEAVSLCLRAVTKAGDTVLVQSPFYHGILQTIESLDLKVIEFSGCPLTGINIQELEEICSTQKISACLLLSNFNNPNGISLNNEKKSAIAAFAARMHVPVIEDDIYGDLHFQSQRPTTIKSYDEHGWVMLCSSFSKSAAPGYRIGWCAAGRFSEQVVRLKAVTNVATASIVQSSLLQLLKTGAYDRHLRKLRPELHRLMLLTIQAIEKYFPSDIRMSRPEGGLVVWIELPAHIDAFELQKKALDQFVNFAPGPLFSNNRDYRNYIRISCNNVWNDKVEKALKRLGSIIKSM; encoded by the coding sequence ATGAAGGATTTTCAATACATAGCATTGGCAGATAAGTTCGAGCTTTCCATTAATAACGGAACGTATCCGGTTGGAGCCAAGCTGCCATCATTACGCAGTGTCCGGCAGCAGTTTAAAATAAGTGTTGGGACTATTCTGAAAGCTTTCACTCTATTGGAAGATAAGGGGCTAGTGGCAGGAAAAGAAAGGTCAGGGTTTGTTGTGCTCCGTACCTCAGTTTCTTCTGCAAATCTGCCAAAACAGGCGGAAAACAATACGCTTGCTCAAAAAATAGCGATCGGGAAAGTGTTACAGGAAGTATCATTTCCGGATTCAGAAAACAAATCTTATGTTTCATTTTTCAATGCTGTTTTACATCCGGACCTTCTGCCTTTTAATGCTTTACGGAGAAGTTTGCAGCAGGCTTCCAGAGATTTAACAGGCCAGCATTTACAGTATGAACCTGCAGCAGGAAATAGTCAGTTGAGAACCGAAATTGCCCGCAGGTCTTTCCTTTGGCAGGGTAATCTTTCAGCTGATGATGTGATTGTCACCAATGGTGCATTGGAAGCTGTCAGTTTATGTCTGCGTGCTGTAACAAAAGCAGGTGATACTGTACTTGTGCAGTCTCCCTTCTACCATGGTATCTTGCAGACAATAGAAAGCCTTGATCTCAAAGTCATTGAATTCTCCGGTTGTCCTTTGACCGGAATTAATATTCAGGAATTGGAAGAAATCTGCAGCACACAAAAGATTTCAGCATGTCTGTTACTTTCAAATTTTAATAATCCAAATGGTATTTCTTTAAATAATGAAAAGAAATCAGCAATAGCCGCTTTTGCTGCAAGAATGCATGTTCCGGTCATAGAAGATGATATTTATGGGGATTTACATTTTCAGTCACAACGCCCAACCACTATAAAAAGTTATGATGAGCATGGCTGGGTGATGCTTTGCTCCTCTTTTTCCAAATCGGCTGCGCCTGGTTACAGAATCGGCTGGTGTGCTGCAGGACGGTTTTCAGAACAGGTGGTCAGATTGAAAGCTGTTACTAATGTTGCTACGGCAAGTATAGTACAGTCTTCTTTATTGCAGTTACTGAAAACAGGAGCCTATGACCGTCATCTTCGCAAGCTTCGGCCTGAACTGCATAGACTGATGCTATTGACAATTCAGGCGATAGAAAAATATTTTCCATCTGATATCCGGATGAGCCGGCCCGAAGGAGGTCTGGTAGTATGGATAGAGCTGCCTGCCCATATTGATGCATTTGAGCTTCAGAAAAAAGCCCTTGATCAGTTTGTAAATTTTGCCCCGGGGCCGCTGTTTTCCAATAATAGAGATTATAGAAATTACATCCGGATCAGCTGTAATAATGTTTGGAATGATAAAGTAGAAAAAGCTTTGAAAAGACTAGGCAGTATTATAAAAAGCATGTAA
- a CDS encoding AraC family transcriptional regulator gives MKRIVNFNSFNVFSIEKENWDVEYHNHNFYELIIIEKGKGFHHLNNITFPYQKGDVFLLRPSDGHEFSITNKTRFIYIKFTEQYIWENLLSNKKNELKKVVQLLMEDHSFVYKSVIQCKTDREHLLQLARILLYEFSHKNTYNNEISSDLFSAIITILIRNTMSNITAKNWLTQNLSRIERILYYININALDPDKMKIENLAKEFMLSPNYISIYIKKQTGFSIQQHIMQHKIKTAEKLLLQSHYNISEIADKLGFNDASHFNKIFKTYKEMSPSEFKKKGLSY, from the coding sequence ATGAAACGAATCGTTAATTTCAATTCTTTTAATGTTTTCAGCATCGAAAAAGAAAACTGGGACGTTGAGTATCACAATCATAACTTTTATGAACTGATTATCATAGAAAAGGGAAAAGGATTTCACCACCTCAACAATATTACTTTCCCCTACCAAAAAGGAGATGTTTTTCTCCTGCGGCCCAGCGACGGTCATGAGTTTTCTATTACTAACAAAACACGGTTCATTTATATAAAATTTACAGAACAATACATCTGGGAAAATCTGCTCTCCAACAAGAAGAATGAGCTGAAAAAAGTGGTCCAGCTTCTGATGGAAGACCATTCTTTTGTATACAAATCGGTGATCCAATGTAAAACGGACAGGGAACATCTGTTGCAGCTGGCCCGGATTCTTCTGTACGAGTTCAGTCATAAAAACACTTATAATAACGAGATAAGCTCAGATCTGTTTTCCGCCATTATTACGATTCTGATCCGGAACACGATGAGCAATATCACGGCTAAAAACTGGCTTACTCAAAACTTAAGCAGAATTGAAAGAATATTGTATTATATCAACATCAATGCTTTAGATCCAGATAAAATGAAAATTGAAAATCTGGCCAAAGAGTTTATGCTTTCTCCCAATTATATCAGCATTTATATCAAAAAGCAGACAGGTTTCTCCATACAGCAGCACATCATGCAGCATAAAATAAAAACGGCTGAAAAGCTTTTACTTCAGAGTCATTATAATATCAGTGAAATTGCTGACAAGCTGGGGTTTAATGATGCCAGTCATTTCAATAAAATATTCAAAACCTATAAAGAAATGTCTCCTTCTGAGTTTAAAAAGAAAGGTTTATCTTATTGA